A region of Mesorhizobium sp. AR02 DNA encodes the following proteins:
- the bamA gene encoding outer membrane protein assembly factor BamA gives MKAASKFLSAASAAALSAALVVPGALAVQFVATSAAEAAVVSRVEVSGNQRVDADTIRNYITIKPGKAFSSSDIDAAIKALFGTGLFSDVQINQVGSTLVVKVAEYKVVNQVLFQGNKKIKDNALQMAIQLKPRGTFSQATLDADVEQIKGAYRHIGRDDAGVTAQVMDLGDNRVNVVFKITEGDRTQIAAINFVGNSAYSSRRLSDVINTKRSSWVSFILRDDVYDEDKLRADQELLRRFYYNHGYADFQVVSAVGELDNATNKYTVTITVQEGERYNFGDISVESTIPEVDSKSLESVVETRKGDVYNAKNVEDSIIALTEKVAGSGYAFAQVTPRGDRNFENHTISVVYTVDQGTKAYVERIEIRGNDRTRDYVIRREFDVSEGDAFNQVLIQRAKKRLENLDYFTSVDISTVPGSQPDQVVLVVTVVEKSTGEFSVGAGYSTGGDTAGPSVEGSITERNFLGRGQYIKLSAGGGKNSRDYSLSFTEPYFLGRRIAAGFDIYKSTRQYNSNYDSDTVGATVRFGLPITNSITTQLAYNISQEKYSVDNSCLTNGLYVPGSPCTISTAILDGIAQSPWIKSSISLGLVYNTIDDMKNPHEGIYANTTVEVAGLGGNAKFVKVTGRGSVYQTLSEQLDLVGLISGGAGHVEGYGGNGLRIFDQFQSNDRMIRGFAYGGIGPADAATGDHLGGTTYFNASAEAQFPLPVVPESFGLRGAVFADAATLYGSKITSVTQTSTDMKLRASVGLGLMWASPFGPIRIDYAIPVRKEASDKVQEFNFGISTRF, from the coding sequence ATGAAGGCAGCATCCAAGTTTCTGAGCGCCGCGTCCGCGGCGGCACTGTCCGCCGCTCTGGTCGTACCAGGTGCGCTCGCAGTACAATTCGTTGCCACATCGGCGGCTGAAGCCGCTGTCGTCAGCAGGGTGGAGGTGAGCGGCAACCAGCGTGTCGACGCCGATACCATCCGCAATTACATCACCATCAAGCCGGGCAAGGCCTTCTCCAGTTCCGATATCGACGCGGCCATCAAGGCGCTGTTCGGCACCGGCCTGTTCTCGGATGTCCAGATCAACCAGGTCGGCTCGACGCTGGTGGTCAAGGTTGCCGAATACAAGGTCGTCAACCAGGTGCTGTTCCAGGGCAACAAGAAGATCAAGGACAATGCCCTTCAGATGGCTATCCAGCTGAAGCCGCGCGGTACGTTCTCGCAGGCGACGCTCGATGCCGACGTCGAACAGATCAAGGGCGCCTACAGGCACATCGGCCGCGACGATGCCGGCGTGACCGCGCAGGTCATGGACCTCGGCGACAACCGCGTGAATGTGGTTTTCAAAATCACCGAAGGCGACCGCACGCAGATCGCGGCGATCAATTTTGTCGGCAACAGCGCCTATTCGAGCCGCCGCCTGTCGGATGTGATCAACACCAAGCGCTCGTCCTGGGTTTCGTTCATCCTGCGCGATGACGTCTATGACGAGGACAAGCTGCGCGCCGACCAGGAGCTGCTGCGCCGCTTCTACTACAATCACGGCTACGCCGATTTCCAGGTCGTGTCCGCCGTCGGCGAACTCGACAATGCGACGAACAAATACACGGTCACCATCACCGTCCAGGAGGGCGAGCGTTATAATTTCGGCGATATCAGCGTCGAAAGCACAATCCCGGAAGTCGATTCGAAGTCGCTGGAATCGGTGGTCGAGACCCGCAAGGGCGATGTATACAACGCCAAGAATGTTGAAGACTCCATTATTGCCCTGACCGAGAAGGTGGCCGGTTCCGGTTACGCCTTCGCGCAGGTGACGCCGCGCGGCGACCGCAACTTCGAGAATCATACGATTTCGGTGGTCTATACGGTTGACCAGGGCACCAAGGCCTATGTCGAACGCATCGAGATCCGCGGCAACGATCGTACGCGCGACTATGTCATCCGCCGCGAATTCGATGTCAGCGAAGGCGACGCGTTCAACCAAGTGCTCATCCAGCGCGCCAAGAAACGCTTGGAGAACCTTGATTACTTCACGTCAGTCGACATCTCGACAGTGCCAGGCTCGCAGCCCGACCAGGTCGTTCTGGTGGTCACTGTGGTCGAGAAGTCGACGGGTGAATTCTCCGTTGGCGCCGGCTATTCGACCGGTGGCGACACGGCGGGTCCGTCCGTCGAAGGATCGATCACCGAGCGCAACTTCCTCGGCCGTGGCCAGTACATCAAGCTGTCGGCCGGCGGCGGCAAGAATTCGCGCGATTACAGCCTGTCCTTCACCGAGCCCTATTTCCTCGGACGGCGCATCGCGGCCGGATTCGACATCTACAAGTCGACGAGACAGTACAACAGCAACTATGACAGCGATACCGTCGGTGCGACTGTGCGCTTTGGCCTGCCGATCACCAACAGCATTACGACCCAGCTGGCGTATAATATCTCTCAGGAAAAGTATTCCGTTGACAATAGTTGCTTGACCAACGGGCTCTACGTTCCTGGCAGCCCTTGCACTATCTCAACCGCGATTCTGGATGGCATCGCCCAGAGCCCATGGATAAAGTCGTCGATCAGCTTAGGGCTGGTCTACAACACGATCGACGACATGAAGAACCCGCATGAGGGCATCTACGCCAATACAACGGTGGAAGTTGCCGGCCTTGGCGGTAACGCCAAGTTCGTCAAGGTTACTGGGCGCGGCAGTGTCTATCAGACGCTGTCCGAGCAACTCGACCTTGTCGGCCTCATTTCGGGCGGCGCGGGTCACGTCGAGGGTTACGGCGGTAACGGTCTGCGTATCTTCGATCAATTCCAGAGCAACGATCGTATGATCCGTGGCTTTGCCTATGGCGGCATTGGCCCTGCGGACGCGGCGACGGGTGACCATCTCGGTGGTACGACCTACTTCAATGCTTCGGCGGAAGCCCAGTTCCCGTTGCCAGTCGTTCCGGAAAGCTTTGGGTTGCGCGGTGCTGTGTTCGCCGACGCTGCCACGCTTTATGGCAGTAAGATCACGTCTGTTACCCAGACCTCGACCGACATGAAGCTGCGCGCCTCGGTCGGTCTCGGCCTGATGTGGGCCTCGCCGTTCGGCCCGATCCGTATCGACTATGCGATCCCGGTCAGGAAGGAAGCGAGCGACAAGGTACAGGAATTCAACTTCGGCATTTCGACCCGCTTCTGA